DNA sequence from the Pempheris klunzingeri isolate RE-2024b unplaced genomic scaffold, fPemKlu1.hap1 Scaffold_100, whole genome shotgun sequence genome:
TCATACAAAATAAGACATGTCTTTTAGgacaggatgttttttttggagATTCAAAAGTATCATacaaagattttattttgatttgcttCTCATGCAATTTCGTGATACCACTTTTTTGGGCTACAGAGGAATTTTGTATCAGAAGAAAATACTTTCATTTAGTGGCATCAATATTTTTGaaacatttgctttaaaaaaatacgAAAAGCTGATTACAAAATTGGTAAACTCAACCATATTATCTAAATTGATAATTCTAGTGTCTAAAGTTTATAATAATACTATAGCGTGACCTAAAAACTGTTGAATTTTCAGCGGTTATGACGTATCAATTAAAAGGACAGATGACGTAATGCTAAAGCTAGCGTTACCCGACCCTTTAGTTGCGGTTTTGAGAACCATTACTGCTCACTGTTGCCAGTTTTTCGTATCACTTAATCTGAAGTCTGTATGAACACTATAATAAATTACAATTTGTGCTGGTAATATGAGGAATGAAATCGAGTACTGATGCAGCAGGGTACAATAGCAAACTCTTGACTCCATATAAGTAATTCTTATGGTGCCAACTTCTGATAAATAGGTAAAGTAGGGGTGGCGGTTACCGCAAAACAAGGGTATTTATTGGGTTAAACTCCTACTCCCGCAGAACAATAAGCCTCAGTCTGGCGGCATTGCTTGTGAATTACAATGACTAACTCTGCCGCGGGGTCTCATGCTGTAACTAAAAAAGTTGTATCCACCAAGGTAGGATCCCACGTTTTTGTTTAAAGTATAACCCTATTTATCACTATATCGATAGATTCATGTAACTCAAATCAATTATTTAATGTGATATATGACCAGCATACCACAAtatcaatgataaaaaaaactgataaacCATACCGACATTACAATGGCCACCattccatttattttaaaaagactaATACGGAGATACACCAATCAAATGATTAATGATATTGGAAAAATTGTATgtgctaatttaaaaaaaaatgtgtgatgtCAAGATATCGACCTTAGCTAGTCATCTTGATCAGTTCTTATATAGGAAATCAATGGAAACGACAGTACATGagcaataaataatatattgaaAGAAGCAATACCTATATTTTATTCAGTGTAAATAAGTATTTTGCCACATTATCCTATTTTTAATAATAGCGAGGATTAGAAGAATAGTCGAGGATAACGTGGGAGCCACGGTGGTTTAGGACTACCAATCGAAATATTGTATAATTATAAAACTCGAATTCATAATTCTTTAAATCACTTACTACCAGTAGTTTTCCCATTAATATTCAAGTAATCGTTCGGCGACTTGTCGCCGAACGCGCGCACGGAACaagttttaagttatttttattgaaaaaacaaatataataacaaaaaaataatctttaggataattaaagttttaataGATATCTTTATTCCACTTTCCAATTATATACAGTGGAAATAGCTTCCAAATAATGTGTCATAGTATCTTTCATAATTACTAcatatgctttttattttttgcatttttaagatAGTTTCTTTTTCTGAGACAATTGTATTGGGATTACACATAACGAAATTGATTTCTTGCTTTGTATTGCTTTGAACCTCCTTTAATTTGTCTATAAATGTTTGCAGTCCTGCATGGGATTGGTCGAACCGATTATGGAAATGACAGTTGAATGTTTCTGCCACATTAGAAGTTAAATCTATTTCATCTCTTACTCGATCATAGGCGTTCCATTTTTCCATTGGATATTTTTTTGATGTAATGaaatttttttcaaagtaaaatagaaacaaattcaaattaacTTCTCTAaaattatttgctttgtttttcaatttagCAAATTCTTGCTCGACAAACTCAATTAGAACAAACGCcaatgataaaaaacatttcatataaattttaaaattagaatttgtaaaatatatttttgaaaatccttctttttgtattcttctCCAGATGCATTGACCGAAATAGAACAAACAGAATTTAATAGTTGTGGTGCGCGCACATTCGGAGAGATGTCGTCATTCGGCGAAATGTCGCCATACCATTGTATAATTATAAAACTCGAATTTATAATTCTTTAAATCACTTACTACCAGTAGTTTTCCCATTAATATTCAAGTAATACTATTGAAATTCTCCAAAATCAGTTTAATGTATACGTGACACAGttcaaaaacattaatgagTTTAAATCATTCAATGACATAGTTTCCAGCCCAGATTCTAATTACAACATCTAAATATAATGctattttctcatatttacaaaatattttataatgtatTATAATAGCGTAATATTTTAGAAATTTAACAATAAATTGTTGTTTAGCACCTGTTACAAGCCAGCAGCTAACATTTACATCCTGATTTTATTTTCGTGtagttatttctattttttgtaataatttttcaACTTCTTAACGCTAAAACATTCTTGGCatcaaattaattttgaaatacAACTATCTTTCGACAAAGTCCATTCTCAGGTAACAATATTTGCTTTAGAGTTTGAAATTCACAACCTAGCATTTAAGACTATTTTCTTGTGTACATCAAAATACCAAGAAAACCACTCATAAGTCAACCGATGCCTAAAGAGACGAATTAATTCTAAATAATTTACAAAAGTTTCCTATCATTAAAAtcaacattcattcatatttaattccaactataataatatttgtttaaataGATGTGTTTATGACCTTCAATATGATAAGATAAGAGCGTGTTTTCAATAATCACGTGTCACTTTTTACACAGAAGTAGTTTAGTGTCGAAATAATATTAATCTGATCTATTTGAAATAAGCTTGAATCAAATAGATGGGATGGCGTTTTACTCCTAAAAATCTTCAAATTATTAAAGATgatatttttgataaaatagtctaaacataaaaaattacaaatataatAAGATTATATAAGTAactttaaaaattttattttgctaCAATAGTGcttgttttctatatttttttatatttaatttagtACATTTAACTAAGCTTCATGAATATATAATTACTCAgagagtaataataatatatatttacatgttcaAACTCCTGTACAAGTTTATTGGGTTACTGAGTTAAAGTTGTTTAGACTTGCAATATTTAATGATGTAGAAACCTCATTAGAGAGACCCACAGAAATTTAGAACCATATGGATCCAACTTATTATTCTGTATTATTGTGAGAGTTTGACCCACTAAAAATCATCTTTAGGGGTGACATCACCCTATTTTTTGGATAAAGATCAATggaatttattttaataatgcaGATATTTAGTTTTGTTCCATTATCTACCAACACCACTCCCTAATACCAGCGTGATTCatgatattttcatattaagGGGAATATTTGCATAAAGTCATAATAAATCTAAAATGCGTACTATAGATGCACACTAAGCTAGTATTAATTACCAAAAGTGCGAATCATCACTAATATgtataaattataattattcattataaaTTGTCATTACTCTAAGCTAATTACCACTGATGCAAGTGATTGAAGCATCATTTTGCATGTAAATGATGTATCcatataaatattaattaaagTAGCATTACGTGGTACAAGTTGAACTTATTGAAAATAATTCCCACTTTTAGATCTCTgtcataaaattaaaatatccTCGCTCTTGTCTTCAACTTTATAAAcaactgatttgttttttgaatATAATCATCAAACTAGAAAAATAGCTCATTAAAAATTTTATGAGCATAAATCTTAAGTATTAAATATTCTGTCAACTTTATGACtataataaatttaaaaaatattatataaaatatatattttacatttaatacagCCACAATATACACATGCGTGCTTTTAAAATCGATTTTCCTTCTTAGTTTAGTCGACTCAATAAAAAAATTTGACTATAATTAACTTACAATAACTCTTATTTTATACTGAGAAAAATGACAAGAGAATTTAGTTAAAATTAATGAACATTTCATCAAAATTAATATCCaattaattataatttcattAAAGTTAATATCCATCCAACTTGACTACAATGAGGGTGTGCTATTATACAGATTACTTTAATATTGTTAGACTAAATGGCGTAATTGTTTCTAATAATTCAGCCAATAAAAACTTCTATAGctattttcatttataaattaATAGGCTACATAACATCATaatgatgacaaaataaaatcaaagctactcatataacattaaaaaatatatcttaaAGTCAAAAACCCATCGAATATTATATCTATGAGAACGCATCCATGAGAGTTTTTTAGATATGTGTAACTTGACAATCTTAATACATAAGTTGCTATGAATCAATccacatttaataaataataaataataaagtacaatAATATAGCAAATAATAATATAgcaaataatattatattaataatatagcAAATAATATAGCAAATAATATTATAgcaaataatattatattaataatatagcAAATAATATTATAgcaaataatattatattaataatatagcaaatattagcataaAATATCAAGAATTCGCAATTTTTATATAAGAATGTGGTatcatttaagaaaatataGTAAATTAGTGttacaatatactgtatttgaaACTGAGAATTGAAACATTAATtcacaaatataataaaatttttatattcgtatttgattattttttccaaaaattcGTCGATTATCATAATCTTTGACTCTAGGTTATAAAAAAGATATTCGATTAAAGTAATAGTCTAAAAAGAGGAGATTACTTGTATATACGAACAATCCAGTTTTCGCTTGTAAATGCTTCTTCTAAAGTCTCAAGGACGATAGGTTCATTACCAATATGAATTCTACGAGCTGAATCATAATTACCAAACTAATTTAATATCTTAGTAAAATgcttataaaacataaaagaatcACCGAATTGCTATTGAAACCATAGTAAGACGTTTTATACATAACACTTTGTTTCATAACTTTTGAGGCATGTTCGCCCATAGTATATCCATGCTTCGATATATAATTTGTTTCCTAATTAGTAAAAGTCAATAAGTAGATTCTATGAATCGCAGATAACCTGAATGTCATTAGGATATACGCCTTGTGCTATACGTACCATCCAAAGAAATTTATTTATGTCATCACCAGTGTAACCAACTCGGCCACCAAAAATGATAAGAACATAATCAACATCgagttttttaaatattttaaatgcttCAGTTTCATTTGAAGCCATAGCCTTACCAACAGTAGCAATATGTGTATTATTCCATGTATTATTATCAACAAGAGTGGTTCTATTTGAAAAACCAGCTATTTGATATCCATAATCCCACCATGACAAAATTTTAGCATCAGGTTTAGTATTTCTATTGAGCCAATAGTATGCCTCTCTGAAATCATCAAGAATATAAACAGATCCGTCAGGACGATCAACTGCAAAAACAACTGATGGACTGGAATAATGATATTTCGCCATCCATATACAATGTGATACATAATGGAATAGTAGAAGACAAATTATTAAAAGACTAGCAACACCAACCATTCTTTTAGAGACAGTaaagtatgatttttttttcatcagaacaggttttttttgttgaggaCCATTATTACTAACAGCAGCTGAATTTGATTTGCGCGATTTACTGTTGCTAGGTTTTTCACCACCATTATCCGCCAAGTCGTCAGAAATATCTAGACGATCACGATTTGTTTCAAGTGAAACCATGCCGTCAATGGAGTAAGACACAGCTACTGCAGCGAGAACACATACAATAGGTGTAAGTGTGAGCATAAGACGTACCATAACACCAGAGAAATAACTAGCAAATAATCCATAAAGTATAGCAAATATCCTAGCTTCATTGTTCTTTTCGATACACAAATAAACTCCATATACCATTGCGAATGCCAAAAAATGTAGATCTAAAACATACGATGTCCATGATGTTGGTTGATGTTCGGCAACTGATGATATGATTGGTATATGAACTTGTGCATATCTAGAAAaatttcattataattattgtttAATCTCAATTGGTAGGTACCCTGTATCAAACAAAGAGTAAAACCTTCCTGTCAATGGACTAATAATTCCGGTATATTCAAATACAAGCAATACAACAATTCCAAGAGTAATTACCGAGCCGACAATATAATGGAGGAATAGTTTGAAGTAATTTGGTTTCATTAGAGATTTCATGTAATCAGTGAAAGCTACAATCTGTAATAGACCAAAGACACCTTttcataatatatataataaaaattttaatcACATTAGTTTTCAAAAAACcatgtgaaaaattaaaaattatccatttaataaaataaaatatttaatttcgAATTGATTATTATTAGTTAAAATCAACtagataaataaagtaatttgaAGTTTATTAATAACAACTAAAAAATCAAACTAACAAAATAATTAGCTTTATGTTACAGTTTACatataaagacattttataCGTGTTCATGGTAGTTTAAATCATAAACATATGAATAccaatttttaaaaacaacgcTTCTCTGTATTAAATACGTTTTAgttaaacaatataaaatataaacgCATGAATATATCTCTAGAATTTTGAAATGGGTAGGTAGCTCATGTCATAAATCTATACATTTTACTATTGTAACTCTTTAAAATTCATCTGATTGTCTATAATTCATACTTTATGTAATAAAATTTTTTACGTTATTCACTAAGTGTAAATTTATTTTCAGTGGAATAACTATACATAGATTAAAGAAGCGGGCAGATGGCTTAGTGGTGTACGTTTAGCTCGATGACCTAGAGTCTAGATTGCGCACGCATATAATACGGTCTATGttatcccttaatccgaagttagtaggaacagTATGGTAAtttcatgtttctataaaataattttttttcatgtggTAGTGCGAGGGGTCATAAAATCAGGTGCTGATGTATAAGAGTACAAAGGTCAATCTTTGCCCCCGTCGAAATGATTCCCATAAAGCAAACGTCCAATAAATGTATAAGGTAGGGACGGTGGTCACCCCCAATATgaggattattattttgttaaactCCCATAGAATAATAAGTCGGGGCTGGTGTGTGGTTGAATCATGACAGAAAACTCCACTGCGGTGCCTACAGCTTTTAATGAaacaagtctgaccaacttgtACTTCtcagcccaataagctgcgctaGTAGTTTGACCTCGTAACTATAAATGATAAACGATAAACTCAAGTTTACAAATTAATATCGCAATCAGTGTAGTTCTTTAGATAATTAGCGACACTCTATGCGCTATTTAAAATAGCTGAAagtataaaacactgaaaacttgGGTTTCACTCATAGTGTTTTCtgtgataaatatttttaaacatgtattatataaatttcACTTTATATAAGTAATCTGAATAATAATCTATAGGTATCTTCATTATCTTCATTATGATCAGTTTCGTATATTTCAATCTGATATCATTAAATAATTTAGCGATTTAATCAGTCTactaaaaattatttaataacattaaattaaTGTGAtctaaatatacaaaataatgtTATATGCTTAACCAAAGTATTTCTTAGTATAAAAAACTATCTATGAATGCGAAAAAACTGCAAACTACACTGAATTAACTAGTTAAATTCTTAAAAGCTAAGTAAAGTGAGCTTTTAATATACAAGTCAActataattatgtaattataaAAATAGCTAATTGAAAACCTCAATATGGCACTAAATAAAATTATACCTAATGCAGGTAGATGTTCACTTGATGATAATGCAACCATACCAACAAATGGAATTTGCATTGCAAGTATTAGACCCATTATATAGAATGTACAATATGATATGTACATATTTGTGTTATATTTGCCCATTAATATGAGAACAAATACATGTAATGGTGTCATATTAATTATAAATACGTATCCACCCCAAGCTGTTACCATATACCAATAAAAAAAGGTAGTTAGCATTGACCAAGTAAGAGATCCAGATTTATAGGCTTTCAACCataagtaaaatgtaaatactaGCAAGAATATAGCTAAACCTTCGTTATCATAAGATCCAGCAACAGATCTACTAATATATCCTGGTgctataatgataatgataataatagtatatCATGTATCAAAATAGTTGTGTAAAAATACCAATAGAAATAAACATAGAGGCTATTAGGCCAGCTCTAACATTCCACAATTCCTTTGTAAAAAGATACATGGCAATAACCGTGAATGAACTAAAAGAAATTATTGTCAAAAAAGCATTTATTGCCgataatattaaaattttttatgttaatatatatctatatataattGTAATATGTCATATAACTATTTATAAAAATAAGTGGGAACTTATtcttataaataaaactatgtTATAGCCCACTATGGCCTTACTAGCATACTGAACAAAATATCTACAGAAActtaataaattataattacttagtaaattataattatttaataaattataattatttaataaatatctAATTTAAAGCGTACATACCGACATTCTACATCATATATTATTACTCTAATATACgaaaattttttaaaagtttataAACGAGTAAAACTAATGATAAAAAAGTCGTTTATAGcatttttttatcttcattaaGATATTTTTAGGCAATTTAATGACTAGTCTCTagtgaatatatttaaaataataaatgaatttttGATTactatttaaaatgtataaattgaTTCTctttaaaattttatattttaactatttgtttgtttaataaaaaaaataaaaatttatagTTGAATAGCAATAATTCGAAAGCATAATTCATCacctatttatatttattatatttattaatcaaCTAAAAATCCGAAAACGGCATTCTACCTACATGtctaatttttatatataatgatatataatgaATATTCTATAAAATATTACTTGAGTTTAAGTAATAACTAATCGGATTTCGCTAAAATGACATATCAGCTGAAATTCATAAGTTGTCTACATCATAGATTGCTATAGATAAATCTTATTCTAAAAATATGACCCAATTTATTGCTAAATaactataaaaaatatatttggaaTTTAAAATTTCAACAGCACAAAATGTagttacatttaatattttttaatgaactcatttaatcaaaaaaaagatatttctatTAAATTATTACCTAAATATTGGTGCCAAAAATACACAGACATCACGTATATGTATTGGAATACCAACAAGATGTAACGTATGGAAAATAAGACCAGAAGTATACATAAGACCTGGAAACACTGAGGTCCCAATCATTCTACCTAATGGATACCATGCTGTATCATCCAACCAATTTAAAAACTCGTAGAATCCATGCTCAACATAATATTTAGTTGATCGATAATTGAAcctatatattaataaataattatgattaatatcatataatttattattattaa
Encoded proteins:
- the LOC139225234 gene encoding dolichyl-diphosphooligosaccharide--protein glycosyltransferase subunit STT3B-like encodes the protein MNRQYSVLKFESIIHEFDPWFNYRSTKYYVEHGFYEFLNWLDDTAWYPLGRMIGTSVFPGLMYTSGLIFHTLHLVGIPIHIRDVCVFLAPIFSSFTVIAMYLFTKELWNVRAGLIASMFISIAPGYISRSVAGSYDNEGLAIFLLVFTFYLWLKAYKSGSLTWSMLTTFFYWYMVTAWGGYVFIINMTPLHVFVLILMGKYNTNMYISYCTFYIMGLILAMQIPFVGMVALSSSEHLPALGVFGLLQIVAFTDYMKSLMKPNYFKLFLHYIVGSVITLGIVVLLVFEYTGIISPLTGRFYSLFDTGYAQVHIPIISSVAEHQPTSWTSYVLDLHFLAFAMVYGVYLCIEKNNEARIFAILYGLFASYFSGVMVRLMLTLTPIVCVLAAVAVSYSIDGMVSLETNRDRLDISDDLADNGGEKPSNSKSRKSNSAAVSNNGPQQKKPVLMKKKSYFTVSKRMVGVASLLIICLLLFHYVSHCIWMAKYHYSSPSVVFAVDRPDGSVYILDDFREAYYWLNRNTKPDAKILSWWDYGYQIAGFSNRTTLVDNNTWNNTHIATVGKAMASNETEAFKIFKKLDVDYVLIIFGGRVGYTGDDINKFLWMVRIAQGVYPNDIQETNYISKHGYTMGEHASKVMKQSVMYKTSYYGFNSNSFGNYDSARRIHIGNEPIVLETLEEAFTSENWIVRIYKVKDYDNRRIFGKNNQIRI